In Coturnix japonica isolate 7356 chromosome 7, Coturnix japonica 2.1, whole genome shotgun sequence, one DNA window encodes the following:
- the MDH1B gene encoding putative malate dehydrogenase 1B, with amino-acid sequence MTPSRHDTPPPSARTFSASLARATARGEGQTASVCCRATANGALGAARAWPSWCWRQWLQDVCKMNGWEHKWSPIIWRELLDRGGKGLLLGGLNEFLEHAQRYYGITSTIPTEEILDIAKENLQTYVESEKEQEELRSLINPLQIWITSASAPICCQLIPLLASGDVFGMTTEISIHLLDTVQFKECLSDIVMEVEDMAFPLLRGISGHTELDKAFIQADVIIVLDDILPKRDTQTLENCIITVCEICKVYAPLIENNAKSGVRIISTGKTFVNLKAMMIITYGPSIKPENVIAVATSWESAAKAMVARKQNMNPAGKYLCVLRAFGVFSG; translated from the exons ATGACACCCAGCCGCCATGACACCCCGCCGCCCTCCGCGCGCACGTTCTCGGCGAGCCTCGCGAGAGCTACGGCGAGAGGCGAGGGACAAACGGCCTCGGTGTGTTGCCGCGCAACGGCAAACGGAGCGTTGGGCGCAGCACGGGCATGGCCAAGCTGGTGCTGGCGG CAGTGGCTTCAGGATGTTTGTAAAATGAATGGATGGGAGCACAAATGGTCTCCAATCATTTGGAGAGAACTGCTGGACCGTGGAGGCAAGGGTCTGCTTCTGGGAGGACTTAATGAATTTCTGGAACATGCTCAG CGCTATTATGGCATCACCTCAACGATACCGACTGAGGAAATTTTGGACATCGCCAAGGAGAACCTACAAACATATGTGGAGTctgaaaaagagcaagaagagtTGAGAAGTCTTATCAACCCTTTGCAGATCTGGATCACCAG tgcaTCAGCTCCAATCTGCTGTCAGCTTATCCCTCTGCTGGCAAGTGGTGATGTGTTTGGAATGACCACAGAAATCAGTATCCATTTGCTTGATACTGTCCAGTTTAAGGAGTGTCTTTCTGATATTGTAATGGAGGTTGAAGACATGGCATTCCCACTCCTCCGTGGTATTTCAGGGCACACTGAGTTGGATAAAGCTTTTATTCAAGCTGATGTTATCATTGTTCTTGATGATATCCTTCCAAAAAGAGACACCCAAACCCTTGAGAACTGCATTATAACAGTGTGTGAGATCTGTAAAGTGTATGCTCCCCTGATCGAGAATAATGCCAAGAGTGGAGTCAGAATAATTTCAACGGGAAAAACATTTGTAAACCTTAAGGCGATGATGATTATCACATATGGCCCATCCATTAAGCCTGAAAATGTCATTGCTGTTGCAACATCCTGGGAAAGTGCAGCTAAAGCCATGGTGGCCAGGAAGCAGAATATGAACCCAGCAGGCAAGTATTTGTGTGTTCTGAGAGCATTTGGGGTATTCAGTGGCTAG